One stretch of Chryseobacterium sp. LJ668 DNA includes these proteins:
- a CDS encoding ferritin-like domain-containing protein encodes MNILKLLDKLSDDSFFTKQTSRLDNLSDITSFGKKAAVAAIPLGLGSFMATSAKAETKTGPTLAMKSALTDALQLALTLEYLEDEYYRIGLNTAGLIPTGDRAVFLQISKHEAAHVTFLKSTLTSLGTAPGAKPTFDFTVNGAFTPFTNYQQFLTLAQAFEDTGVRAYKGQAGNVMSNGAVLQAALQIHSVEARHASMVRRMRANKGWIELASGGSGSGGMPPATNAVYAGEDVTMQAGFNTATAFGAAAGSAAYDEILTGAEATAIASLFID; translated from the coding sequence ATGAACATTTTAAAATTATTAGATAAACTTTCTGACGATTCTTTTTTTACAAAACAAACGTCTAGACTAGATAATCTTTCAGATATAACTTCATTTGGTAAAAAAGCGGCAGTTGCAGCAATACCATTAGGATTAGGAAGCTTTATGGCAACTTCTGCTAAAGCAGAAACTAAGACAGGACCTACGTTAGCAATGAAAAGTGCATTGACGGATGCTCTGCAATTGGCTTTGACTTTAGAATATTTGGAAGATGAATATTACAGAATTGGTTTGAATACTGCAGGTTTAATTCCTACAGGAGATAGAGCGGTTTTTTTACAGATTTCTAAACATGAGGCAGCTCACGTTACTTTTCTTAAAAGTACATTAACGTCATTAGGGACTGCTCCGGGTGCTAAACCAACTTTTGATTTCACTGTAAACGGTGCATTTACGCCATTTACAAATTATCAACAATTTCTTACGTTAGCTCAGGCTTTTGAAGATACCGGTGTAAGAGCTTACAAAGGACAGGCTGGAAATGTAATGTCAAATGGGGCAGTACTTCAGGCAGCACTACAAATTCACTCTGTGGAAGCAAGACATGCTTCAATGGTTCGTAGAATGCGTGCCAATAAAGGATGGATCGAGTTAGCAAGTGGCGGAAGTGGAAGTGGCGGTATGCCACCTGCAACAAACGCGGTTTATGCGGGTGAAGATGTTACGATGCAGGCAGGATTTAATACTGCAACCGCTTTCGGAGCTGCAGCAGGTTCTGCGGCATATGACGAGATCTTGACCGGTGCTGAAGCTACAGCTATTGCTTCTTTATTTATCGATTAG
- a CDS encoding ferritin-like domain-containing protein yields the protein MKKPINVSNQGATLDTSRRNFLKLGGIGIAIAGLTLVGCDDDNFQYNDNKIFDLGMGDVGVLNYAYALEQLEADFYTKVVNNFYGGISVAEKDILTDIYHHEVIHRDFFKAAITGATNNVLPTLEFQYPNVNFNDRNSVLATAKALEDTGVAAYNAAGKYITNPTYLVLAGKIVSVEARHASAIRDLINPLTAAFSGDDVVDPNTGLDVAKEPKDVIMAAGGFIKTPFTWKERGIN from the coding sequence ATGAAAAAACCAATTAATGTTTCTAACCAGGGAGCCACCCTGGATACCAGCAGAAGAAACTTTTTAAAGCTAGGCGGTATTGGTATAGCCATAGCCGGACTTACTTTAGTAGGCTGCGATGACGACAATTTTCAATACAATGATAATAAGATATTTGATTTGGGAATGGGCGATGTCGGTGTTTTGAACTATGCATACGCTCTTGAACAATTAGAAGCCGATTTCTACACGAAAGTGGTGAACAACTTCTACGGAGGGATTTCTGTTGCTGAAAAAGATATTTTAACAGACATTTATCACCACGAGGTAATTCACAGAGATTTTTTCAAAGCAGCAATTACAGGTGCTACGAATAATGTGTTACCAACGCTTGAATTTCAGTACCCAAATGTAAACTTTAATGATAGAAATTCAGTTTTGGCTACTGCAAAAGCTTTGGAAGACACAGGAGTTGCAGCGTACAACGCCGCAGGGAAGTATATTACCAACCCTACTTATCTTGTGCTTGCAGGTAAAATTGTTTCTGTAGAAGCGAGACATGCGTCAGCGATTAGAGATTTGATTAATCCTTTAACTGCAGCTTTCTCAGGAGATGATGTAGTAGATCCTAATACAGGACTTGATGTAGCAAAAGAACCGAAAGATGTTATTATGGCAGCCGGAGGATTTATTAAAACTCCATTTACCTGGAAAGAAAGAGGTATTAACTAA
- the recJ gene encoding single-stranded-DNA-specific exonuclease RecJ has translation MSQKWIYKPEPDEETVDRLSSSLGFGTFESKLLVLRGIDNYQKAREFFKPNFTDIHNPFLMADMQKAVERIATAIENGEKIMVYGDYDVDGTTAVALTYLYLRKIVQKKYLDFYIPDRNSEGYGISTEGIDFANENGFSLIIALDCGIKAIDMINYAKEKNIDFIICDHHLPGDEIPDAVAVLDPKRSDCRYPFKELSGCGVGFKLCQGLNTIYKIPETELFELTDLLAISIAADIVSMTGENRVLAKMGLKVLRKTRNLGLRLLIPEDKLSHFEISNIVFEIAPKINAAGRISHGKAAVELMVSDNLKHAHQIVGDIMNLNDERRELDMNSTLSALNQVIESHQETKYATIVYHPEWNKGVIGIVASRLIETYYKPTLVFTDGNNGEMVASARSVSDFDVHEALDLCSEYFLKFGGHHAAAGLSMEKDKFEAFKIKFEKTVAEKIKDHQKEPSITIDSDIEADEINRDFINFHRKLAPFGPQNMKPNLVLRNQKIAGYLKTMGKDNNHLKFYIKQESTGRNIECVGFKLGQFADDFRNKSFDIAFTLEENHWKGNVTHYLNIRDVKFRED, from the coding sequence ATGAGTCAAAAATGGATTTATAAACCCGAACCCGATGAAGAAACCGTAGATAGATTGAGTTCATCGCTGGGATTTGGCACATTCGAATCCAAATTGTTGGTTCTTAGAGGGATTGACAATTACCAAAAGGCGCGTGAATTTTTCAAACCCAACTTTACGGACATTCACAATCCCTTTTTGATGGCAGACATGCAAAAAGCAGTTGAGCGAATTGCAACAGCCATTGAAAACGGAGAAAAAATAATGGTGTACGGCGATTATGATGTTGACGGAACTACAGCTGTTGCGCTTACTTACCTTTACTTAAGAAAAATTGTTCAAAAAAAATATTTAGATTTTTATATTCCAGACAGAAACTCTGAAGGATACGGGATTTCTACTGAAGGAATCGATTTTGCCAACGAAAACGGTTTTTCGCTGATTATCGCTTTAGACTGCGGAATCAAGGCGATTGATATGATCAATTATGCCAAAGAAAAAAACATTGACTTCATCATCTGCGATCACCATTTACCGGGAGACGAAATTCCTGATGCCGTAGCCGTTTTAGATCCCAAAAGGAGCGACTGTAGATATCCGTTTAAGGAACTTTCAGGATGCGGTGTTGGCTTTAAATTGTGTCAGGGATTAAATACTATTTATAAAATTCCTGAGACCGAACTATTCGAACTTACTGATCTACTTGCTATTTCTATTGCTGCAGATATTGTGTCTATGACCGGTGAAAACAGAGTTTTGGCAAAAATGGGGCTTAAGGTTCTTAGAAAAACACGCAATCTTGGCTTAAGACTTCTGATACCTGAAGATAAACTTTCACATTTTGAGATTTCAAATATTGTTTTTGAAATCGCTCCAAAAATAAATGCTGCGGGAAGAATTTCTCATGGTAAAGCCGCAGTAGAACTAATGGTTTCAGACAACCTGAAACACGCTCACCAAATCGTAGGCGATATCATGAACCTAAATGACGAAAGACGCGAGCTCGATATGAACTCTACCCTTTCTGCATTAAACCAGGTGATAGAATCTCATCAGGAAACAAAATATGCAACCATCGTTTATCATCCTGAATGGAATAAAGGAGTGATCGGAATTGTTGCCTCAAGACTTATAGAAACATACTACAAACCGACATTGGTTTTTACCGACGGAAACAATGGCGAAATGGTTGCTTCTGCGAGATCTGTCTCAGATTTTGACGTGCACGAAGCATTGGATCTTTGTTCAGAATATTTTCTGAAATTTGGTGGTCATCACGCAGCTGCAGGACTTTCTATGGAAAAAGATAAGTTTGAAGCTTTTAAAATAAAATTCGAAAAAACGGTTGCAGAAAAAATAAAAGATCACCAGAAAGAGCCATCGATCACCATTGATTCTGACATTGAAGCCGATGAAATCAACAGAGATTTTATCAATTTCCACAGAAAACTTGCACCGTTTGGTCCCCAGAATATGAAGCCCAACCTGGTTTTAAGAAATCAAAAAATTGCAGGTTATCTAAAAACGATGGGAAAAGATAACAATCACCTCAAGTTTTATATCAAGCAGGAATCTACCGGAAGAAATATAGAATGTGTAGGTTTTAAGCTGGGGCAGTTTGCTGATGATTTTAGAAATAAATCTTTTGATATTGCTTTTACTTTAGAAGAAAATCATTGGAAAGGTAATGTGACGCATTACTTGAACATCCGAGATGTAAAATTTAGAGAAGACTAA
- the nadD gene encoding nicotinate (nicotinamide) nucleotide adenylyltransferase — translation MKKIGLFFGSFNPIHIGHLILANYILENSDMDELWFVVSPQNPFKEKKSLLKDHNRLDMVQRAVKNYPKMRASNVEFSLPTPSYTIDTLTYLKEKYPECSFSLIMGEDNLNGLQKWKNSDILIKNHHIIVYPRVFESEKKDSEYLQHENISMIKAPVIELSATEIRSMIKEGKNVRPMLPPEVFEYLDGSSFYK, via the coding sequence TTGAAAAAAATCGGTTTATTTTTCGGCTCTTTTAATCCCATTCATATCGGTCATTTAATTTTGGCGAATTATATTCTGGAAAATTCGGATATGGATGAATTGTGGTTTGTGGTGAGTCCGCAGAATCCTTTTAAAGAAAAAAAATCACTTCTCAAAGATCACAACCGTCTGGATATGGTACAGCGTGCCGTAAAAAATTATCCTAAGATGAGAGCCTCAAATGTAGAGTTTTCTTTACCTACTCCTAGTTATACGATTGATACATTGACGTATCTTAAAGAAAAATATCCGGAATGTTCTTTCAGTTTGATCATGGGAGAAGACAACCTCAACGGACTCCAAAAATGGAAAAATTCTGATATTTTAATTAAAAATCATCATATCATCGTTTACCCTAGAGTTTTTGAGAGTGAGAAAAAAGATTCTGAATATCTTCAGCATGAAAATATTTCGATGATCAAAGCACCTGTTATCGAATTATCAGCAACCGAAATCAGAAGTATGATCAAAGAAGGAAAAAATGTAAGACCGATGCTTCCGCCGGAGGTTTTTGAATATTTGGACGGGAGCAGTTTTTATAAATAG
- a CDS encoding DUF3817 domain-containing protein: MNFIENFFSKYSQEKLIRWFKQICMAEAISWFFLFTAMTWIRIDPEGVLPIIYISTIGSIHGLFFTLYLLFLPSIRKIYTWDDEDTVFALIAAFFPFATIWIDKKLARFDRE; encoded by the coding sequence ATGAATTTCATTGAAAATTTTTTCTCAAAATATTCCCAGGAAAAGCTCATCAGATGGTTTAAGCAAATCTGTATGGCAGAAGCTATATCGTGGTTTTTTCTTTTTACTGCAATGACATGGATACGCATTGACCCGGAAGGCGTTTTACCTATTATTTACATCAGCACAATCGGAAGTATTCATGGATTGTTTTTTACACTTTACCTTTTATTTTTGCCTTCGATAAGAAAAATATACACTTGGGATGATGAAGATACAGTCTTCGCTTTGATCGCTGCTTTTTTTCCGTTTGCCACTATTTGGATCGATAAAAAATTGGCCCGTTTTGACCGAGAATAA